The Vicia villosa cultivar HV-30 ecotype Madison, WI linkage group LG1, Vvil1.0, whole genome shotgun sequence genome includes a region encoding these proteins:
- the LOC131629002 gene encoding mannosyl-oligosaccharide 1,2-alpha-mannosidase MNS1-like, which yields MARKTYSSSTLRYVQPRYYLKRPKRFALIILLIVSLVWFVYDRQLLNREHQEDILRLKQEVTHLQKTLEDIKGNMNDSGGGESVQNDESIQNDESISKFNKGVSVEVDDNDDDDPISLQRREKVKEAMLHAWSSYEKFAWGKDELKPQSMNGVDSFGGLGATLVDSLDTLFIMGLDTQFKRAREWIAKSLYFNKNIEVSVFETTIRVLGGLLSAYDLSGDEVFLEKARDIADKLLPAWNTPSGIPYNRINLAYGNTNNPRWTRGNSILADSGSEQLEFIALSQRTNDPKYQETAEKVIKELRRSFPEDGLLPIYLNPLTGTKSSGAITFGAMGDSFYEYLLKAWIQGNKTETVQFYREMWERSMKGLQSLIKKSTPSSFVYISEKLGNALLDKMDELACFVPGMLALGSSGYGPGEGGKIMSLAEELAWTCYNFYESTPTKLAGENYYFRSGEDMNVGTSWNIQRPETIESLFYLWRFTKNKTYQEWGWNIFQAFENNSRTEAGYVGLKDVTTGDKDNMMQSFFLAETLKYLYLLFSPPSVISLDEWVFNTEAHPIRIVTRNAHQEEQNTDQQEKIPHHLHGRKEGRIDYK from the exons ATGGCGAGGAAAACCTATTCGTCATCCACATTGCGTTACGTTCAACCTCGTTATTACCTAAAAAGACCTAAACGATTCGCACTCATCATTCTCCTTATCGTCTCTCTTGTATGGTTTGTTTATGATCGTCAATTGCTCAACAGAGAACACCAG GAGGATATTTTGAGATTAAAGCAAGAGGTTACACACTTGCAAAAAACA CTGGAAGATATAAAGGGTAATATGAATGACTCAGGAGGAGGAGAAAGTGTTCAAAATGATGAGAGTATACAAAATGATGAAAGTATCAGTAAATTCAACAAGGGTGTTTCGGTTGAggttgatgataatgatgatgatgatcctattAGTTTGCAACGAAGAGAGAAAGTTAAAGAAGCTATGCTTCATGCATGGTCGTCTTATGAAAAGTTTGCGTGGGGCAAGGATGAACTTAAG CCACAATCAATGAATGGTGTTGATAGTTTTGGCGGTCTAGGGGCAACTTTAGTAGATTCTCTTGACACATTATTTATAATGGGCCTTGATACCCAATTCAAAAGAGCTAGAGA GTGGATTGCAAAATCATTGTATTTCAACAAGAATATTGAAGTTAGTGTGTTTGAGACAACCATAAG AGTTCTGGGTGGGCTTCTTAGTGCTTACGATCTCTCTGGCGATGAAGTCTTCCTAGAAAAGGCTAGAGATATTGCAGACAAGCTGCTGCCTGCTTGGAATACACCTTCAGGAATCCCTTATAACAGAATTAACTTGGCCTATGGCAATACAAATAACCCTAGGTGGACGCGG GGAAACAGTATTCTTGCAGATTCTGGTTCAGAGCAGCTTGAATTTATTGCTCTCTCTCAAAGGACAAACGATCCCAAGTACCAGGAAACG GCTGAGAAGGTCATCAAAGAGCTTCGTAGAAGTTTTCCTGAGGATGGGTTGCTTCCCATATATCTTAATCCATTAACTGGAACTAAATCATCTGGAGCAATTACATTTGGTGCTATGGGTGATAG CTTCTACGAGTATCTGCTCAAGGCATGGATACAAGGAAACAAGACTGAAACGGTACAGTTTTACAG GGAAATGTGGGAGAGATCAATGAAAGGTCTGCAAAGCTTGATTAAGAAGTCAACACCGTCATCTTTTGTGTATATATCTGAAAAGCTTGGAAATGCACTCTTGGACAAG ATGGATGAATTAGCATGTTTTGTTCCTGGAATGCTGGCTTTGGGATCTTCTGGCTATGGCCCTGGAGAAGGCGGAAAAATTATGTCTCTGGCAGAGGAG CTTGCATGGACCTGCTACAATTTTTACGAGTCTACGCCAACTAAATTAGCTGGGGAGAACTATTACTTTCGCAGTGGAGAG GATATGAATGTTGGTACCTCATGGAATATCCAAAGACCTGAAACAATTGAGTCGCTGTTCTACCTCTGGCGTttcactaaaaacaaaacataccAAGAATGGGGTTGGAATATTTTCCAAGCATTTGAAAACAACTCTCGCACTGAGGCAGGATATGTTGGACTCAAAGAT GTGACTACAGGTGACAAAGATAATATGATGCAGAGCTTCTTCCTTGCAGAAACCCTCAAATacctctatcttttgttttcacCTCCTTCAGTTATCTCTCTCGACGAATGGGTGTTCAACACCGAGGCACACCCTATACGAATTGTGACTAGAAATGCTCATCAAGAAGAACAGAATACGGACCAACAGGAAAAAATTCCTCATCACTTGCATGGCAGGAAAGAAGGTCGAATTGATTACAAGTAG